A genomic window from Salvia hispanica cultivar TCC Black 2014 chromosome 5, UniMelb_Shisp_WGS_1.0, whole genome shotgun sequence includes:
- the LOC125186043 gene encoding cytosolic Fe-S cluster assembly factor NBP35-like, which yields MENGDYEVPENANEHCPGTQSESAGKSDACAGCPNQEACATAPKGPDPDLVTIIERMATVKHKILVLSGKGGVGKSTVSAQLSFSLAAMGFQVGLLDIDICGPSIPKMLGLEGQEIHQSNLGWSPVYVESNLGVMSIGFMLPHPDEAVIWRGPRKNGIIKQFLKDVYWGDLDFLVVDAPPGTSDEHISIVQFLQATGIDGAVIVTTPQQVSLIDVRKEVSFCKKVGLPVLGVVENMSGLCQPLSGLKFLNVTETGEQKDMTEWVLQYMRENVPEMLNLVAFSEVFDTSAGGGAKMCMDMGVPFLGKVPLDPQLCKAAEEGRSCFDDGKCSVSAPALKTIIEKLLSELKVSRPEIMEDGA from the exons ATGGAAAACGGGGACTACGAAGTACCTGAAAACGCCAACGAAC ATTGCCCAGGAACACAGTCTGAATCGGCTGGAAAATCCGACGCTTGCGCTGGGTGCCCTAATCAGGAAGCTTGTGCTACTGCTCCCAAAGGACCTGATCCAG ACTTGGTCACTATCATTGAAAGGATGGCAACagttaaacacaaaatactaGTCTTGTCTGGAAAGGGTGGTGTTGGTAAGAGCACAGTTTCAGCTCAGTTATCTTTTTCCCTGGCAGCTATGGGTTTCCAGGTGGGCCTTCTCGATATCGATATATGTGGTCCAAGCATCCCAAAGATGCTCGGTCTTGAAGGGCAAGAGATCCACCAAAGTAACCTTGGATGGTCCCCTGTTTATGTAGAGTCCAACCTTGGGGTCATGTCAATCGGGTTCATGCTTCCTCATCCTGATGAGGCTGTAATATGGAGAGGCCCTCGAAAGAATGGAATCATCAAGCAATTTCTAAAGGATGTCTACTGGGGGGATCTTGATTTTCTTGTAGTTGATGCACCACCTGGGACCTCGGATGAGCATATTTCTATCGTTCAGTTTCTCCAAGCAACTGGAATAGATGGGGCAGTAATAGTTACTACTCCTCAGCAGGTTTCTCTTATTGACGTAAGGAAAGAAGTGAGTTTCTGCAAGAAGGTGGGGTTGCCGGTTCTTGGAGTTGTTGAGAATATGAGTGGTCTATGCCAACCCTTGTCAGGTCTCAAATTCCTTAATGTAACCGAAACTGGTGAACAAAAAGACATGACGGAGTGGGTTCTTCAATACATGAGAGAGAACGTTCCAGAAATGTTAAATTTGGTTGCTTTTAGTGAAGTGTTTGATACCAGTGCTGGGGGTGGAGCTAAAATGTGTATGGACATGGGTGTTCCTTTCCTCGGGAAAGTTCCTCTGGATCCCCAGCTATGTAAAGCCGCTGAAGAAGGAAGGTCTTGCTTTGATGACGGTAAATGCAGCGTGAGCGCCCCTGCGTTGAAGACCATCATAGAGAAGTTGCTGTCGGAACTAAAGGTATCAAGACCCGAAATAATGGAGGATGGTGCTTAG